Proteins encoded together in one Microbacterium sp. ABRD28 window:
- a CDS encoding class I SAM-dependent methyltransferase produces the protein MTTEPPTDAAVAHADGVEIAWEDARAFNLANWQDRAALHEEAYGLEAFDDPEHLSEVASDDLAALLPFVGTLRGKDLCHLQCHIGTDTVSLARAGARVTALDFSDRALEVAARLAERAGVDVTWVLGDVLEARTHVSGDFDIVYTSVGTIGWLRDLDRWAMQIAALLRPGGLFYIRDGHPMLYTIDEDADDDLVRHRYFADGTAQMWDDDSTYAGDGKVAHSRTYEWPHPLSETINSLISAGLQIEKLDEGRVLPWRFSGRMVPVDHGWMWPEGVRDRIPATFTIIARKPA, from the coding sequence GTGACCACCGAGCCTCCCACGGACGCTGCCGTCGCACACGCGGACGGAGTCGAGATCGCCTGGGAGGACGCGCGCGCGTTCAATCTCGCCAATTGGCAGGACCGGGCCGCGCTCCACGAGGAGGCCTACGGACTGGAGGCCTTCGACGACCCGGAGCATCTATCAGAGGTCGCCAGCGACGATCTGGCGGCGCTCCTGCCGTTCGTCGGCACGCTGCGCGGCAAGGATCTCTGTCACCTCCAGTGCCACATCGGTACGGACACCGTGTCACTCGCCCGAGCCGGTGCGCGGGTGACGGCGCTGGACTTCAGCGACCGTGCCCTCGAGGTCGCGGCGCGTCTGGCGGAACGCGCGGGTGTCGATGTGACCTGGGTCCTCGGCGACGTGCTCGAAGCCCGAACGCACGTGAGCGGCGATTTCGACATCGTCTACACCAGCGTGGGAACGATCGGCTGGCTCCGCGACCTCGATCGCTGGGCGATGCAGATCGCGGCCCTGCTGCGTCCGGGCGGGCTGTTCTACATCCGCGACGGGCATCCGATGCTCTACACGATCGACGAGGATGCCGACGACGATCTGGTGCGGCACCGCTACTTCGCAGACGGCACGGCGCAGATGTGGGATGACGACTCCACCTACGCCGGTGACGGCAAGGTCGCCCATTCGCGAACCTACGAGTGGCCTCATCCCCTCTCCGAGACGATCAACTCCCTCATCTCCGCCGGGTTGCAGATCGAGAAGCTCGACGAGGGGCGAGTGCTCCCCTGGCGGTTCAGCGGGCGAATGGTGCCCGTGGACCACGGATGGATGTGGCCCGAGGGCGTCCGCGATCGCATTCCGGCGACCTTCACGATCATCGCGCGCAAACCCGCCTGA
- a CDS encoding hotdog fold thioesterase — MTDTVDTDADELSWAEARGIGALAEKMGFEWLEFTAARCAARMPVAGNTQPVGLFHGGAYVVLGESLGSMHANFHAGPGRLAVGVDINATHTRSATSGFVTGVCTPLHLGRSVTVHEIVVTDDEGRRCSTVRITNHIKDVAARS, encoded by the coding sequence ATGACCGACACCGTCGACACCGATGCCGATGAGCTCTCCTGGGCCGAGGCCCGGGGCATCGGGGCGCTCGCCGAGAAGATGGGCTTCGAGTGGCTGGAGTTCACCGCTGCGCGGTGCGCGGCACGGATGCCGGTGGCGGGCAACACCCAGCCGGTGGGACTCTTCCACGGCGGCGCGTACGTGGTGCTCGGCGAGTCGCTCGGCTCGATGCACGCCAACTTCCACGCCGGGCCCGGGCGCCTCGCGGTCGGCGTGGACATCAACGCGACGCACACCCGATCCGCGACCTCCGGTTTCGTGACCGGAGTCTGCACGCCCCTGCACCTCGGTCGGAGCGTCACCGTGCACGAGATCGTCGTGACCGACGATGAGGGACGCCGCTGCTCGACGGTGCGGATCACCAATCACATCAAGGACGTGGCCGCCCGCAGCTGA